The Carassius auratus strain Wakin unplaced genomic scaffold, ASM336829v1 scaf_tig00015901, whole genome shotgun sequence genomic sequence CTACATTGACGTTAGAAAGGCTTCCATTGTGGGCATCTACAATAAATACATGGGAGGTGTGGATTTGTTGGACTCATTTACAGCAAAACACAAGTATGCACTGAAATCCTGGCGGTGGTACATGTACATCTTCTCACACAATCACCCTtgctgcagtgttaatttcgttgactaaatatttttcgtcattattttcgtcacgaatatatttttgcggacgaaaaccgaaacgaaaactaaaaaagaaggcactgatggagactaaaactatgactaaattgattgacattatcgtcaacgaataaggACGAGAcaaaaatagactgtgacgaaaatcaaatcagcagacgggagagatgcgaggaatgaacaaaagaaccggcaaaaacggaacaggcgagactgcatgagagaagagaaccaatccgagcctgacttattgagacgtgaagcgaaggttttcagtttttaaatgagctcccgggaagacggcattcgaagaggtgatgtctaaaagagcgacaaaatgtccacagctcacttcacgtttgacgacgaacaaaacaaaacaaagcgtaaagcacgcggagcgctcattcgtggcaagaacacaaccaatttgaaaatacatttacagacgagccacctggacattttctcaaatgtaatttcacaacgatgttcttttgtttattgagctaagcaaaattggaagactgcagtgcgtagatgttgtagcattaaatattacaaactgaaaagtactgtaaaatagccccttcttcaaattagatgagagcacaatactaatacgatATATCTATGCTACATACATTTTGATTCAATTACCAATGTTtactatattttataatagttcTACTTgtttgacaatatcacaaatatttcgtATATTAGTCATGCTGGAAACGTGAATTGTTCACAGATCCTATCATTTATACATACTTAATTCTAGCAAATATgctgtagtatttaaaacatacaaatattgcTAGACAGAATGAGATAACCTTATAAAGAatctttgtttactttttttatccacccaacttattaaatatcttactttaaatgtatgcacttattgttcagctcagctgtaagcatTTAAGGTCCTGGAagcctaactttatttttcttttattgtatgGTTCAATTGGCaggctagttattgtttacattatcatgacagtgtttgttgctgcataaaagctttttgaatcgaaataaagacacggtttgtgttgaaataaagttgaatttgtggttttatatattttggttaagtttgtttcctataccagctgtaaaaaattgtctagtaaatctgttattgattttagcttattttagtcgactaaaataccaagcaattttagtcgactaaaataagactaaaatccaaaacaaatcagatgactaaaacttgactaaaactaaaaagaattatagtcaaaagactaagactaaaactaaattaaaatttcgtgtcaaaattaacactgccttGCTGTAGTCAACGCCTGGCTCCTCTACAAGCAGCACAAGCCCTATGCTGGCTCTATCCAAAGAAGGAGATACTGAACATGAGAAAGTTCCAAGCACAGCTGGCTTCCTCTCTCATTACGGTAATGATCTATTTGTGCCATTTACCTTGCTTGTGATAAATCAGACTGGTATTTGAGATGTAcagaaattgatacatttgttCTTTATATTCTAATCTGGTGGACACAACACTGAAAATGCCTCTGTTTTTCAGAGGACAGGAACCATTTCTGGGATTACCACTATAAGTAAAGGTGGACTTCAAACTGAGCACACAGATTTCAGTGGAGAGTGAGAGAACACTGCAGACCATTGCACTgttaacaatgtaaataaataaagttcttaTTTGATGGAATAAACAACTCTTCATAATCACATAACTGagattataattcattttatacactggtttggtaaaaaaaaaaaaaaagcaaatgaatCCTTAATTATGCAGCTTGATGGGCACCTCTTCGGACCTGACGTGCTACCCAGCTACGCAAACGCAGCTAAGTGGATGTACTCTCTTGTGATTGGCCAGAGTGATCACGAGTCTACGGATGTTTGGGTCTCATTGCTGAAAGAGTGCATGAATCGGTGGAAAAACCCCAGCCCCCCTGTGCTGCCAGCTTCTCCAAGCCCCGTGCTCCCTCTTTTGCCAAAACCACCCTGAGAACGACCAACAACTGGCTGAAGGAAGAGCTGCAACAGGTTAACGAAAGGCAGAAAGCAACGAAGGAGTGGCCTGCTCAGATGCATTCTGTTTAGTTTTGCTTTTTAACTTTATAGTTAACTGTTTTGATTGCATTCTTTTTTCTTTGCGTGTTGTATTTATTAAACTGAGTGGTTTGCAGTGGCTCATTGTACTTCTGACGGCATTACATTATAATTCTGTAAAAGAAACTGCAACAGGATGCTTTTACCCTAAACTCGAGTATAAACACAGACTCTCTCACTTAAAGCAATTTTATTCTtgcatttcacaaaataataataataataataataaaaacaataataatgataatattttctatttataaggCAATTTTAAAAGGTCATTGAATAAAGTCAGCTGCATGTGGAGGTTTGAGTTTTTCAACTGGTCTCTGTACACGTCTGTTGTTGGAGGAAATGCAAGCATTTTTCCCTGAGTAACTCCATAaagtgttaaagtttttttttttttttttttacatacaacagACTTCTTATTGATATAAAGGTGATGATGCCAGTCTTTCCCCAACCCTAAAACCTGCGACAATGCAGGCTCACAAGGTCTGTTCCTGCAACAGCTTCTTTCAAGCCACTGTCAGGCTTGTGGCACCAGACAATAAGGAGGGACAGACATATTTCAAGTGTTGAGTCAAGGAAGCAAAGTAAAAGCccttaaaaataaatgagcaGCTCTGGCCCAAAAGAGAGTGCAAGCCCCAAAGCTTACCTCTCTTTTTTGCAGACACACTTCGGTTTTGGACTTGTGATGTGGAGGAACATTCTTGCAGGGATGACATGCTGACCTCATCTTCTGACCCCTCTTCTCTTGGCATACTGACATCTGGACAAAGAAATAACTTTATTGTAGTATACACTAGGGCTGAAAgatatggacaaaatttcataTCTCGATTATCCTGCCAGATATCTCGATACAATACGATATGACTACGTGTTATTTTGCTAAGCACGACCTGCACAACACGTCACTCTGGTTTACATCGTCTTTTCTGAAAccaaaatacttccaaattatggaagatgatttatgttttggAACCAAGTCATATTCTGCACTGCCACCGGCCGCATTATCTCCCgcactcattttctttctttctaatttatccGCCGTCTCTGTACAGTGTGCATAGACGTTGGAACAGGGgaactcttattttttgaaaattactcattttcacagattctgcaaagggtgcccaaacttttgagccccactgtgtgtgtgtgtatatatatatatatatatatatagaatctgaattaaaatgtgtttgatttaagcctatatttcaaaattgttgtttttaagccTTTCGCACATATGATCACACAGGTGTAATCAGTCTAGGCTGGTTCCTGGAGCGTACGATCAAGTGCATCACATAATCAACTGAGACAggcgcgctcagagctgtcatatatcacaacttttcagtgttttcaaccacatactgtttattttaggtttcaaacatataaattcacataagtactaaaaaaacaatacatttagagtttgtaaaatacacactgatgtctatggaagaggtaataataatcctttccattataattggacacgttttattcatatcagatacacactgtgtaagtaacttcagtgtttacatattctattcccagttcaccagACACTTACTTTTAGGTATTTcaggagaagtggatgaattcacgtgttgtaaacatagaggttgtaaatccaaaagatctgattctctgaactgcgtctgcggcacaaactaacacGGCGGTGCCCATCGCGCATActgctcaactaacgcgatcgttataaaggtgtttaaacaacaatatacttccacgtgcatgtatttgacaatcggaatatcagatatttcatgccatagctaacacatttgtgaatattctgaataaaaaaagaaaaaatgacaagcatatcatcattcattcagcgctgttgctgctgcagtGTGTCATGTGACAAGCAATgtcgcgtcaccatggaaacgccgcCCCCCTCTCACAATATAGTTCCCACGTCCCTAGTGTGTGCGCGCTGACTTTAGCGCTGCAGTCAAGGGCACACGTAAAACTTATGTTTGTTGTGACTGCCAGAGTTGTATGCACACAGTGAGTGTggagaggggaaatctatatCGTCTATATCGTTGCTTTTTTCGATAGTAATATCTTGAAAGCTCATATCTAGATATAGGTACGATAACGATATATCGTTTAGCCCTAGTATACACTACATGAAATATATAATAGCCGCCAGTACAgtggttgttttattttataaaataatttagtatattcaattcaattttcaattcagtttatttatatggCGCCGATTCACAACAGATGCCATCTCAAGGCACTTAACAAGAAGTCAGTATATGGGATTTGTGTCTCTTAAAGAGAGACACAGTTTATTTCATCCCGTCTCCTATCGTCCTAAATTCTTTTCAAGTGACTAGTGATGTGAAAATATTAGTTGTCATGTTAGCCCAGGGATGGGCAACTCCAGTCCTCAAGGGCCACTATTCTGCAGGTCTGAGATGTTTCCCTGCTTCAACACACCTGATTCATATTAAATAGATCAAACAGCTTGTTGCCAAGCTCTGCACAATGAATCAGGTGTGCTGCAGCAGGGAAACATCTAAGACCTAAAGGATAGTGGCCCTCAAGCAGTATATTTCCTCATATAGTGTATGGACAACAGACTGTCCCACGCAGTCCACTATTGCTGAAGTAGCTGTGCGGCGAAAAGATTGTATGTTGGACAATATAAGATGAACTGATTTCATCAGACAGAAAGCAACTGTTTTTACTGACTTTACAAATAGCATTAACGTTTAGGTTAGTGTGCCCTCACCTACTGTTTATAGGTTGCTCCAATCTCACAGAGCAGACTTCACGCAGGGATTGCACGGCTACTCAAACATATTTCCTCCTCAACTGTGTACGAGTACACAGTTACAGCGAGTCGAGTATGATTACACAGATGAGGAGGAAACATGTCAAAAAGACAAGGCTGTACGAGTTTATTTGATGTCATCTAACCCAATGGCATATGCGTTTGAGCCAGTGATGAGGAGGAGGGTTGAGAGACCGGTTTTTGCAGAAGTTGAGGGAGCTGCAGCGGCTCCGGACGGAGTTGACAGTGAGGAGAGGGTCGGCAACCCTTTGCAGTGCAAGTGTGGTCACTGCTCAGCAATGCGGACAACCGTGGAGTCTGTTTGCTGCCATGAAGCAGACCAAGTCTCCAGACCTTATCGCGCACATTCCAGATGTTCTGTAGTGACAGGGACGTGTTGGAGTAGCTGTGCTATCCCTGTATGAAGTCCGTGCCGAGAGATTAGAGCAACCTATAAGCAACAGGTGGGTTCATGCTAACCTCAAAGTTAATGTTACTTGTAATTTCAGGCAGTACTGACGCAGTGTTCAGTTTTAAAACTGGGGTTGTGTTTGACTGATTGTGCAGCCTCTGCATCGGACAGGTCTCCTGACAGAGTTGCAGGAGAAAGAGGTGGGTGGGACAAAGGAGGGAGGTGGAGTTGTTGATTTTCAAATTTTTGCAATGTGCTGTGTGAAATGCATGAAAGGTAAGAATTGCGTTCAAGCTCACCGGTGGCAGACACTCCCTGGTTTTGACTTTGTGATGTGGAGGTACATTCTTGCGTGGATGACATGCTGACCTCATCATCTGACCCATCTTCTCCTAGCATACTGACATCTGGAGAGGGAAATAACTTAAGAATACAATACACAAAATATCTAAAACGGATTATTTAGAATCAATTTAGGAACATTGTATACACATACCTTCAATGTCCTCTGCTAAAGGTCCCTCCATGTCAATGGTCTCTAAAAtgataattgataaaaaaaaaatgagtttggAAAGCTGAAACTATGGGCAATCTGCAAGAGTATACAACAGTAGTATTATATCTCATCCCGTCACCATTACTGCCCTAtgttttacatggtaaatagttGTTTTCTGAATGTGGAAGACTAAATGTCATATATTGTGCCTTCAAGAATATAAAGTTAATTACCATTTACATCGACTTGTATTTCATCGAGGCTCTTTCCTTTGTAATCTCCTAGGCGTCCTTGTTCCATTGCCAGAAGGACTTTACTTACTTTGGCTAATTGTAGGGTGCTTTCTGGGAGCCTGTAGTGTTTCCTGTGAACAGCGATATTATGACCAAGGAAGTCTGCCAACTGGTCGAGCTCGGTGGTTTTAAGGTTCAGAACAGTAGACAGGGTAGCAATATGTTTCCTCAGTTGAATTGATGTTAGCGCTTGAGGATTTTTTATGTCTGCACATTCACTGACAAATTGCCTCAAGCAGTCACAAGCCCTGAGGTAATGGTCAGATTGTGGCAATGCAAACAGATATTCATTGTCCTTCAGCACCCCACATTCTTCTCTGCTCTCAGTAAGAGCATCAAGTGATTCTCTCATTGATGGGGTTAGAAGAACAGGAACCTTCCTTCCTCTTTTTCCAACAATTGCTATTCGCACAAAATGCCTGCAAAGCTTCTGCTCAAGCGCTGTGAGGGCCAAATTTACATCTCCCTGTTCCTCTGATGTGTCCTTCGATAAGTATGCAGACAGGCGCATTCGGGACACTTCACCTGCTCTCCGCCGATTAAAAAGCATAACTTGAGTCAGCGTTACTTTTGCAAGTTCCTTCCAATTTGTGGATGAACGATGTTCTTTTAAATCTTTGAGATGTTGCTGCAGTTTTTCTTCTAGATAGCAATGTAGCCTTTGGTAATCTTGTGTAAGAGGTAAAAGTTGCGGTGCATTCCATTTGGCCCGGTTAAGCTGGGTTAATGCCTGGCCTGCAATATCAAACCTCCAACTCTCTAAATACAACTGTGCAAACTCCTCAGCATCTTTAATGgtttctttatctttctttttcaGTCCTTCGGACTTGATAAACATAGCCAACGAATGCAGGCTGTGCCCTACCTTGCGTGCAAGAGAGGGACATTGGTATATGCCAGTTTCCTCACTGAATCCAGATAGGTTCTTTGCAGCTCTGACAACCTGGGAGTACTGTTCAGGTTTGATGAGTTCTTGAATGGTCTTCACATGTGTGATTTTTTTAGCTTCCAATAAAAGCCTGCCAAGTTCTCTCAGTTTTTGGCGTATATACTGGTGTTGACTGACTATCTTCTCATTCTTTTTGAACAACCTGAAACCATAATTGAGGATGCAGTTGTCTCCTTTAATTGCAACTGCAATCTTGTCCTGAATCATTACACTCAAGAACTTCCAATACGCGTCTGTATATTCCGATGGAGAAGGTTCAGCGAAAGCACACAATGCCTGAACTCTATTTTTACCTGGTTTAGTACTTTCGGGTTTGAAGCTGCAGACCTTGAAATGCCGCCACATCGCTCTTCTTGAGAACAGCCCATAGCAGTGAATGCAATGTGCAAATTTATGTCCCTCTGATTTTTTTCCTGGTTGTTTACATGGGATTAGTTTTCCTTTTTGTGTTTCCAAAACATGACTGTTGTGCTCGAAATTTCCCTTATTTCGTATGTAGTCCAATTGTAGTTTTCTTTCCTTTGAGTTTTTTGGAAAACTGAATGCTTTCGCAACATCCAATTCATCTTGGTGTTTACGCCACAAGTGTCTTGACATTTTCTGGACAAACTTCCTGcaataaaagcagaaatgtttcttgttatAGCTTCTGGATCCATCATCTTTCTTTAAAGTTGGACTGACAATGATATACTGCTCTTCTTCCAGGGGCACTGAAACGTTGTTTTCAGAATATGTTGCGATTTCCTTTTCATTCCCATCAACTCTGCTATTTGGAAATCTTTGTGTGGGATCATGACATCTTTCCAAAAGTCTTCTCTGGCTAAAGTCAAATTGGCTATGACTAGAGGATCTACTTCCACTTTCCCTGGGCTTAGACTTGCTCTGTCTGGAGGACTCGCTTCTACTCTCTCTGGAAGATCTACTTCTCTCTCTGGGCTTAGACTTGCTCTGTCTGGAGGACTCGCTTCCACTCTCTCTGGAGGATCTACTTCCACTTTCCCTGGGCTTAGACTTGCTCTGTCTGGAGGACTCGCTTCCACTCTCTCTGGAGGATCTACTTCCACTTTCCCTGGGCTTAGACTTGCTCTGTCTGGAGGACTCGCTTCTACTCTCTCGGGaggatctacttctctctctgGGCTTAAACTTGCTCTGACTGGATGATGcacctttgttctttttttcctttcccaGGGTTAATTCCATACTGCTATCACTTTCTGTGCTTTCATCTATGGGATTTGGAATATACTCCTCTTCGCTACCTAAGTTTGAGTCATCCGATTCCATGAGATTCATCTgaatctttaaaaacaaacacacatctgtTAATAACATTTTTTGCAACATTAAATATAAACCTGAATATACTGATTGAACAGGCTCAGGATACTAAATGAAGAAAAATCTGTATGGACCATTTTCAGTACAAGTAAATTTACAAATTATAAGAATCCCCATCAGACTCACTAGCAAGAGCAACAGACATTTTCACAAtcatgaaaacacaaaagaaacacaaaagaaacacccccatcccccccccccaaaaaaagactTACGGGACGGCAAGACCTTCTTCTCAGCTTCTGTGAATCCCTTTCAGGCTTAAAAAAAGTAGTCTCCTCTGGGCTGTCACTATCATAGAGACTGTGGGTAAAATCTTGTACTCTATCCATCTGCAAAAATGGAGACATGGAGATATTTTGCTGTATGATTGCTGTATTTTTACTTGATAGGGAGACCATTCAGAGGTTGTCAGGTGAGCTAGACACCTATGAAAATTATTGACCAATATTACCCCTCCATCCACCTGCTGAGGCCCATGTCCAAACTGCCTTCCAGGTGGGGTAAACGTTgacaacattattaaaaaaagagtAACGTTTCAGTTTTCATGCATTTGATTCTTAAATTTAATGACTTCACAGCAAATTATTCATCATAATGATTTAGTGCCATTCccggcggcagtggctcagtggttcatgtaggttgtctacaagccggaaggttggtggttcaatccccggcttcACCTGACCAAGTgtggaggtgtccttgagcaagacacctaaccccagctgctcccgacgagctggatggagccttgaatggctgacactgcagtcggtgtgtgaatgagtgtgtatgggtgaatgtgaggcaacttgtaaagcgctttggatggccatgtggtctgttgaaagcgctatataaatgcagtccatttaccattttaccATAGACATGGAACTACtcaagagagagggagaaattaGTCAGTAATTTACCGAAGTGTCTTCCTCACCTTACAAATGTCTCCCTATCAATTAAAAATCAGCAATCAGTCAGAAAAGAAGAGTTGAGCTTCTCTAATAAATGATTACTGATTGATTGTTGGTGATCTCTATTTAATTGATAATTAATGCACCAGGCGAGGAGGAGGACTCGACCGGATTTTGGCAACAGAGAC encodes the following:
- the LOC113074980 gene encoding uncharacterized protein LOC113074980 isoform X1, which gives rise to MSTRRMRKKPIDDAKTYILSCTDKDGFMPRFIDHYKGRGVFPTHPIEPGDFVLEYRGKLLTQVECKSRKYSEIESTFLFDFQWQNHHLCLDASEEDGSLGRLVNDNHKNPNCVMKKIIVDDKPHLCLFSLKKIEIGDEIDYNYGDSKWPWRSKLKKNQAPAAALENETSPVPQILNDGPNPDQTCTQVKGLQTPAAALENETSPVPQMLNDGPNPDQTCTQVKGLQTPAAALENETSPVPQMLNDGPNPDQTCTQVFTVQGFSLVDYPYSDETDEDGMENEPPTPHLDVILGQNDIGPDVSNHLYDSDETVVKETCDEASPSNHSNNQSDDELVPPLRRTKSIMMDRVQDFTHSLYDSDSPEETTFFKPERDSQKLRRRSCRPIQMNLMESDDSNLGSEEEYIPNPIDESTESDSSMELTLGKEKKNKGASSSQSKFKPRERSRSSRESRSESSRQSKSKPRESGSRSSRESGSESSRQSKSKPRESGSRSSRESGSESSRQSKSKPRERSRSSRESRSESSRQSKSKPRESGSRSSSHSQFDFSQRRLLERCHDPTQRFPNSRVDGNEKEIATYSENNVSVPLEEEQYIIVSPTLKKDDGSRSYNKKHFCFYCRKFVQKMSRHLWRKHQDELDVAKAFSFPKNSKERKLQLDYIRNKGNFEHNSHVLETQKGKLIPCKQPGKKSEGHKFAHCIHCYGLFSRRAMWRHFKVCSFKPESTKPGKNRVQALCAFAEPSPSEYTDAYWKFLSVMIQDKIAVAIKGDNCILNYGFRLFKKNEKIVSQHQYIRQKLRELGRLLLEAKKITHVKTIQELIKPEQYSQVVRAAKNLSGFSEETGIYQCPSLARKVGHSLHSLAMFIKSEGLKKKDKETIKDAEEFAQLYLESWRFDIAGQALTQLNRAKWNAPQLLPLTQDYQRLHCYLEEKLQQHLKDLKEHRSSTNWKELAKVTLTQVMLFNRRRAGEVSRMRLSAYLSKDTSEEQGDVNLALTALEQKLCRHFVRIAIVGKRGRKVPVLLTPSMRESLDALTESREECGVLKDNEYLFALPQSDHYLRACDCLRQFVSECADIKNPQALTSIQLRKHIATLSTVLNLKTTELDQLADFLGHNIAVHRKHYRLPESTLQLAKVSKVLLAMEQGRLGDYKGKSLDEIQVDVNETIDMEGPLAEDIEDVSMLGEDGSDDEVSMSSTQECTSTSQSQNQGVSATDVSMPREEGSEDEVSMSSLQECSSTSQVQNRSVSAKKRGKLWGLHSLLGQSCSFIFKGFYFASLTQHLKYVCPSLLSGATSLTVA
- the LOC113074980 gene encoding uncharacterized protein LOC113074980 isoform X4 produces the protein MSTRRMRKKPIDDAKTYILSCTDKDGFMPRFIDHYKGRGVFPTHPIEPGDFVLEYRGKLLTQVECKSRKYSEIESTFLFDFQWQNHHLCLDASEEDGSLGRLVNDNHKNPNCVMKKIIVDDKPHLCLFSLKKIEIGDEIDYNYGDSKWPWRSKLKKNQAPAAALENETSPVPQILNDGPNPDQTCTQVFTVQGFSLVDYPYSDETDEDGMENEPPTPHLDVILGQNDIGPDVSNHLYDSDETVVKETCDEASPSNHSNNQSDDELVPPLRRTKSIMMDRVQDFTHSLYDSDSPEETTFFKPERDSQKLRRRSCRPIQMNLMESDDSNLGSEEEYIPNPIDESTESDSSMELTLGKEKKNKGASSSQSKFKPRERSRSSRESRSESSRQSKSKPRESGSRSSRESGSESSRQSKSKPRESGSRSSRESGSESSRQSKSKPRERSRSSRESRSESSRQSKSKPRESGSRSSSHSQFDFSQRRLLERCHDPTQRFPNSRVDGNEKEIATYSENNVSVPLEEEQYIIVSPTLKKDDGSRSYNKKHFCFYCRKFVQKMSRHLWRKHQDELDVAKAFSFPKNSKERKLQLDYIRNKGNFEHNSHVLETQKGKLIPCKQPGKKSEGHKFAHCIHCYGLFSRRAMWRHFKVCSFKPESTKPGKNRVQALCAFAEPSPSEYTDAYWKFLSVMIQDKIAVAIKGDNCILNYGFRLFKKNEKIVSQHQYIRQKLRELGRLLLEAKKITHVKTIQELIKPEQYSQVVRAAKNLSGFSEETGIYQCPSLARKVGHSLHSLAMFIKSEGLKKKDKETIKDAEEFAQLYLESWRFDIAGQALTQLNRAKWNAPQLLPLTQDYQRLHCYLEEKLQQHLKDLKEHRSSTNWKELAKVTLTQVMLFNRRRAGEVSRMRLSAYLSKDTSEEQGDVNLALTALEQKLCRHFVRIAIVGKRGRKVPVLLTPSMRESLDALTESREECGVLKDNEYLFALPQSDHYLRACDCLRQFVSECADIKNPQALTSIQLRKHIATLSTVLNLKTTELDQLADFLGHNIAVHRKHYRLPESTLQLAKVSKVLLAMEQGRLGDYKGKSLDEIQVDVNETIDMEGPLAEDIEDVSMLGEDGSDDEVSMSSTQECTSTSQSQNQGVSATDVSMPREEGSEDEVSMSSLQECSSTSQVQNRSVSAKKRGKLWGLHSLLGQSCSFIFKGFYFASLTQHLKYVCPSLLSGATSLTVA
- the LOC113074980 gene encoding uncharacterized protein LOC113074980 isoform X2; the protein is MSTRRMRKKPIDDAKTYILSCTDKDGFMPRFIDHYKGRGVFPTHPIEPGDFVLEYRGKLLTQVECKSRKYSEIESTFLFDFQWQNHHLCLDASEEDGSLGRLVNDNHKNPNCVMKKIIVDDKPHLCLFSLKKIEIGDEIDYNYGDSKWPWRSKLKKNQAPAAALENETSPVPQILNDGPNPDQTCTQVKGLQTPAAALENETSPVPQMLNDGPNPDQTCTQVKGLQTPAAALENETSPVPQMLNDGPNPDQTCTQVFTVQGFSLVDYPYSDETDEDGMENEPPTPHLDVILGQNDIGPDVSNHLYDSDETVVKETCDEASPSNHSNNQSDDELVPPLRRTKSIMMDRVQDFTHSLYDSDSPEETTFFKPERDSQKLRRRSCRPIQMNLMESDDSNLGSEEEYIPNPIDESTESDSSMELTLGKEKKNKGASSSQSKFKPRERSRSSRESRSESSRQSKSKPRESGSRSSRESGSESSRQSKSKPRESGSRSSRESGSESSRQSKSKPRESGSRSSSHSQFDFSQRRLLERCHDPTQRFPNSRVDGNEKEIATYSENNVSVPLEEEQYIIVSPTLKKDDGSRSYNKKHFCFYCRKFVQKMSRHLWRKHQDELDVAKAFSFPKNSKERKLQLDYIRNKGNFEHNSHVLETQKGKLIPCKQPGKKSEGHKFAHCIHCYGLFSRRAMWRHFKVCSFKPESTKPGKNRVQALCAFAEPSPSEYTDAYWKFLSVMIQDKIAVAIKGDNCILNYGFRLFKKNEKIVSQHQYIRQKLRELGRLLLEAKKITHVKTIQELIKPEQYSQVVRAAKNLSGFSEETGIYQCPSLARKVGHSLHSLAMFIKSEGLKKKDKETIKDAEEFAQLYLESWRFDIAGQALTQLNRAKWNAPQLLPLTQDYQRLHCYLEEKLQQHLKDLKEHRSSTNWKELAKVTLTQVMLFNRRRAGEVSRMRLSAYLSKDTSEEQGDVNLALTALEQKLCRHFVRIAIVGKRGRKVPVLLTPSMRESLDALTESREECGVLKDNEYLFALPQSDHYLRACDCLRQFVSECADIKNPQALTSIQLRKHIATLSTVLNLKTTELDQLADFLGHNIAVHRKHYRLPESTLQLAKVSKVLLAMEQGRLGDYKGKSLDEIQVDVNETIDMEGPLAEDIEDVSMLGEDGSDDEVSMSSTQECTSTSQSQNQGVSATDVSMPREEGSEDEVSMSSLQECSSTSQVQNRSVSAKKRGKLWGLHSLLGQSCSFIFKGFYFASLTQHLKYVCPSLLSGATSLTVA
- the LOC113074980 gene encoding uncharacterized protein LOC113074980 isoform X3, with translation MSTRRMRKKPIDDAKTYILSCTDKDGFMPRFIDHYKGRGVFPTHPIEPGDFVLEYRGKLLTQVECKSRKYSEIESTFLFDFQWQNHHLCLDASEEDGSLGRLVNDNHKNPNCVMKKIIVDDKPHLCLFSLKKIEIGDEIDYNYGDSKWPWRSKLKKNQAPAAALENETSPVPQILNDGPNPDQTCTQVKGLQTPAAALENETSPVPQMLNDGPNPDQTCTQVKGLQTPAAALENETSPVPQMLNDGPNPDQTCTQVFTVQGFSLVDYPYSDETDEDGMENEPPTPHLDVILGQNDIGPDVSNHLYDSDETVVKETCDEASPSNHSNNQSDDELVPPLRRTKSIMMDRVQDFTHSLYDSDSPEETTFFKPERDSQKLRRRSCRPIQMNLMESDDSNLGSEEEYIPNPIDESTESDSSMELTLGKEKKNKGASSSQSKFKPRERSRSSRESRSESSRQSKSKPRESGSRSSRESGSESSRQSKSKPRESGSRSSSHSQFDFSQRRLLERCHDPTQRFPNSRVDGNEKEIATYSENNVSVPLEEEQYIIVSPTLKKDDGSRSYNKKHFCFYCRKFVQKMSRHLWRKHQDELDVAKAFSFPKNSKERKLQLDYIRNKGNFEHNSHVLETQKGKLIPCKQPGKKSEGHKFAHCIHCYGLFSRRAMWRHFKVCSFKPESTKPGKNRVQALCAFAEPSPSEYTDAYWKFLSVMIQDKIAVAIKGDNCILNYGFRLFKKNEKIVSQHQYIRQKLRELGRLLLEAKKITHVKTIQELIKPEQYSQVVRAAKNLSGFSEETGIYQCPSLARKVGHSLHSLAMFIKSEGLKKKDKETIKDAEEFAQLYLESWRFDIAGQALTQLNRAKWNAPQLLPLTQDYQRLHCYLEEKLQQHLKDLKEHRSSTNWKELAKVTLTQVMLFNRRRAGEVSRMRLSAYLSKDTSEEQGDVNLALTALEQKLCRHFVRIAIVGKRGRKVPVLLTPSMRESLDALTESREECGVLKDNEYLFALPQSDHYLRACDCLRQFVSECADIKNPQALTSIQLRKHIATLSTVLNLKTTELDQLADFLGHNIAVHRKHYRLPESTLQLAKVSKVLLAMEQGRLGDYKGKSLDEIQVDVNETIDMEGPLAEDIEDVSMLGEDGSDDEVSMSSTQECTSTSQSQNQGVSATDVSMPREEGSEDEVSMSSLQECSSTSQVQNRSVSAKKRGKLWGLHSLLGQSCSFIFKGFYFASLTQHLKYVCPSLLSGATSLTVA